From the genome of Ziziphus jujuba cultivar Dongzao chromosome 4, ASM3175591v1:
TTGTTTTTGTAACTTTGTTGTTTTCATGTTGCATTATATGTActgcatattttaaaattgctaacaaataaattaaaaatagttttaaaagtcaaaatataacaaaaattgaagtgTAGGAATCAAAATACCacaaaaaaaagtttaagaacTAAATGTAAATGCAGAAATAGTTTAAAGACTAACAAAGTTAATAAACCTTACAACAATAATAGACACTCATCccattttttctttccctctctTGTTTTATTTCACAGTCTGGTATTACTACTCTCACTACCTACTACCAACATCTTGATTCTGAAGCCTTTAACACATGAAAAAAACTTACATATAACAGTGGTACCACCATAGCTCTTACCATATAGACTAAATCatctaaaatttctaacaacGTCATGCAACAGTAAAATAAAACATGTAAAatctacaaaatatttattgaatataatGATTTGTGATATCAAGCATCCATACAACAGTTGTATAATAAGTCTTCATCTTGACTATGTACTCTTAGccacaaaaataattatctcCAACATGTCCTGCTGTGTAAGTACATTTTACCATTTTTCCATCCTTTCTTCAATGAAAAATACACGTGCAAAGGACATGCAAAGCACATGAAAAGGGTATTAATGGCCATTGGCTTTGTAGGCTTGATGAGAAGAGCCACAATACAACCTTAAAAATGGTAATTTATCATCCGAGAATATTAGAGCTATAAGTTGCATCAAATACACTATGTATTTCAAAAGTGCTAAAGAGTATATAAAAGtatactttaaaaattaaaatgtaaaaaaaaaaaaaaaaaaaaaaaaagaaggaagaagaagataaactAAGGACCAAAATGAAACTATGAATATAATTGAAAGACAAGTTAAgccttttaaaaaaatgaagaagtttttttttttttttttttttttttttgtaaattactTGAATCGCACGCGATTACCGTCATatctaattaattatgaaataaaataatgtaatgtAGCGAGTACCATGCGATTGATCTTACAAGATTTGATCTTGACTTCTATGCTACTGTTTCTATGGTTGTTGGCTCAgaaaggttttatttatttatttatttattttatcttagttGTCATTTCAGAAAATGACTATCAAGTTCTTTATGctggtttattaaaaaaatttgtaataaaaaaagaagtttaataGAGAACTAAAAAAAACGGGCGTTGACGAGAGCGACCCACTagccttcttttatttttattttatttttattttttttgctctgAACCAACCAGCtgcttttgttaaaatattattcaatgtGATGTGcatatacaaaagaaaaatatataattcattttcattttaaacaaATGAATTGGGATGTGGGCTAACAGTTTGCTACTTTGCGTtggtattattatatatagttatgaATACATACTAAAGATTCCAATCAAAATGTTACATGTAGGTTGAGCTTATTATCTTTCAACCTTTAGAATGGCACAACCACAACCGGTCAAAATACTTGAGGTTTGCCGGGTCGGTCCGCCACCAGATCTAGCAGGTTTCGCCGCTCCCAAGCTTCTCCCTCTGACTTTCTTCGATTTACATTGGCTTAGGTTACCCCAACTCCAGCGTATTTTCTTCTACGAAATCTCTTCTCCAAGCCATGAGCATTTCTTCGACTCCATCATTCCAAAGCTCAAACACTCTCTGTCTCTCACCCTCCACCACTTCCTCCCTCTCGCAGCAAATCTCACTTGGCCCCAACACTCCCGCAAACCCATCCTCAACTATGTTGACGGCGACGGAGTTTCGCTTATCATAGCCGAGTCTAACTCCGACTTCTACCATCTATCCGGCAACGACTTTCGCAAAGCCACCGACTACCATCCTCTGCTCCCCCACTTGGAAATCTCCAAGGAACGAGCCAAGGTGATGGCGCTGCAAGTCACTGTGTTTCCCAACTGTGGAATTTCAATAGGATTCACCTCTCACCATGCGGTCTTGGACGGTAGAACTTTTGCTACGTTTATTAAGTTTTGGGCCAGAACATGCAAAATCGGGGCAGAATCACCTCCTCGGATACCAGAACTAACCCCGTTTTATGACAGATCAGTCATTGAGGATCCTCGTGGAGCTGAAGAGGTTGACTTGAACGCGTGGCTAAACCATGACGGACCCAATAACAGAAGCCTAATGGTAATGGAGTTCGAAGTTCCACCTGGTTCAGTACGAGGCACCTTCGAACTGAGCAGAGAGAAGATAGAAAAATTGAAGAAGTCCGTGTTTGTAAACATTGATGAGCCAAAACACGGAGTGGTTCATAAATCAACTTTTTCAGTCATAGGCGGGTACACATGGGTTTGCATAGCCAAGGCactcaaaataaaggaaaaggaaacCATGTTTGTGTTCAGCGCGGACTTCAGAAGTCGCTTGAAACCTATTCTTCCTGCCACATACTTCGGGAACTGCATAGAAGGTTGTTTGGTAGTTGTAGAAACAGAAAGCCTACTGGGAGAAGATGGAGTGAGTGTTGCGGTGGAGGCAATCAGTAAAGCAGTAAAACGATTGGAGGACGGCGTTATAAACGGAGGGCTTGAAACTTGGATTTCAATCAGCAAAGCTATGCAGAGCAATAATCAAAGACCTGTTTTTGTTGCTTCATCACCAAGGTTTGAGGTATATAATACCGATTTCGGTTGGGGAAGACCAAGGATGACTGAGGTTATATCTATAGAGAAGACAGGAGCTATAAGCCTTTCTGATAGCAGAAACGGCAATGGAGGAATCGAAATTGGattggttttaaaaattgaagaaatggaAACTTTTGCTTCTTTATTTGCTCATGGTGTTCAAGtactttgaatatatttttgttgaatttggcctcaaattaattttatttagcattttttttttggtgtggttTAATGCCTTAATAGGTAGATCATGGAGTCAGTCAGGTGCGTGTATATTTAATGTAAGTGTGATTATTTCCActgttttaaaatttgtttttgcttatacGTGTGTTTACCAAATGAAATGTTGAATTAACAGGGCTTTTATCATTGGAAAGTTCTATTTGTTAGTGTCAAAAGTTTGAGTACTCACCAActcttttacaaaaatttattcacaaaaagaaaagaactctttttatcaaaattttatttgtagcATTTAATGCCAGATTGCCATGTCATAacattaaataattcaaaagtatatatctcaaagttgaaaatttttcttttaaaattttaaaaaattgtcaaaGTCTTGATCAAATATCTTGGCAGATATTGGCATGGACGGATGTATAAAGCACGGGGAGGATAGAGAAAATAAAGGACATTCTAGCAAGTCTTagctaccaaaaaaaataaaaaaagggcgTTCTAAAAAGCGGTgtgcatatttattttatttagattgCTATGGTTGGTTATGtagtattttttatcaaattacatataagatcctataaaaaaaaaaacaaaaataaaataaaagaccaAAACactagaaaaagagagagaaaaaaaatcttgtGCCGATAAAACTACCAAAATGATGTGGTAGGatgacatattattattttattagttgaaaaaaattaatataattaaattataagttaataaaataataatatttaattatttgataaatatcttAATAGATTTCttgatattttgat
Proteins encoded in this window:
- the LOC107433571 gene encoding malonyl-CoA:anthocyanidin 5-O-glucoside-6''-O-malonyltransferase-like, encoding MAQPQPVKILEVCRVGPPPDLAGFAAPKLLPLTFFDLHWLRLPQLQRIFFYEISSPSHEHFFDSIIPKLKHSLSLTLHHFLPLAANLTWPQHSRKPILNYVDGDGVSLIIAESNSDFYHLSGNDFRKATDYHPLLPHLEISKERAKVMALQVTVFPNCGISIGFTSHHAVLDVIEDPRGAEEVDLNAWLNHDGPNNRSLMVMEFEVPPGSVRGTFELSREKIEKLKKSVFVNIDEPKHGVVHKSTFSVIGGYTWVCIAKALKIKEKETMFVFSADFRSRLKPILPATYFGNCIEGCLVVVETESLLGEDGVSVAVEAISKAVKRLEDGVINGGLETWISISKAMQSNNQRPVFVASSPRFEVYNTDFGWGRPRMTEVISIEKTGAISLSDSRNGNGGIEIGLVLKIEEMETFASLFAHGVQVL